The DNA region AGAAGATGCAGCAGCAGATGGCGACCGCCCAGGCTGAGCTGGCCGAGGCGGAGGTGACCGGTACGGCAGGCGGTGGCCTGGTCACGGTGACCCTGTCCGGCATCGGCGAGATGCGCTCGGTCAAGATCGACCCGAGGGCGGTGGATCCGGACGACGTGGAGACGTTGGAGGATCTGGTGCTCGCGGCGGTCCGCAGCGCCAACGACGAGGTGCGCAAGCTGACCGAGGAGAAGATGGGCCCGGTCACGGGTGGCCTCGGTGGTCTCGGCCTGCCGGGTTTCTGAGCCGTCACCGGTATGTACGAAGGCGCCATTCAGGACCTGATCGACGAGTTGGGGCGGCTGCCGGGGGTCGGCCCCAAGAGCGCCCAGCGGATCGCGTTCCACATCCTGTCGGCCGACGCGGCGGACGTCACCCGGCTGGCCACCGCGCTGCGGCGGGTCAAGGAGCTGGTGCGGTTCTGCACGGTCTGCTTCAACGTGGCGGAGACCGAGCAGTGCCGGATCTGCCGGGACACCCGGCGCGGTGCCGACGTGCTCTGTGTCGTCGAGGAGCCTAAGGACGTCGTGGCGATCGAGCGGACCGGCGAGTTCCGGGGCCGCTACCACGTGCTCGGTGGGGCGATCAATCCACTGGAGGGCGTCGGCCCGGACAACCTGCGGATCCGCGAGCTGATGCTGCGGCTGGGCTCGGGCGAGGTCAAGGAGCTGATCCTGGCCACCGACCCCAACACCGAAGGCGAGGCCACGGCCACGTACCTGGCGTTGATGGTCAAGCCGATGGGGATCGCGGTGTCCAGGCTGGCCAGCGGGCTACCGGTCGGCGGTGACCTGGAGTACGCCGACGAGATCACCCTGGGCCGGGCCTTCGAGGGCCGCCGGTCGGTCTGACAGCTTGCCGCTGAAACATTCGAAACATGTAACAAGTTGGTATAGCCCAATTTCCGACAAATCTGGCCTATCATCTCCCGTGGAGGGTCTGACCGCCGCTGTCGGGACAGTTAAGACACGATCCGGTACCAACCGCGTTCCGGCCGGTTTCCGGCCGCGTCGAACGCCGGCTAAGGTCTCGCCATCGGTGACCCCCGTCACTACGTTGTCCGTACCCAAAGGACGAGGTGAAGCACCCATGCGTGCACCCAGGCCGAAGGCCGCCATCGCGGCCGTCGCGGTCGCGGCGCTGGCCCTAGCCGGCTGCGCCGAGAGCGAACGCGGTGACTCCGGCGAATCCAGCGATGCCACTCTGGTCTTCGGCGTAGCCGGCGACCCGAAGGTCCTCGACCCCAGCTTCGCCAGTGACGGCGAGTCGCTGCGGGTGGCCCGGCAGATATTCGAGACCCTGGTCCGCCCCGAAGAGGGTGGCACGGCCATCTCGCCCGGTCTGGCGGAGAGCTGGACCCCGGACGACACCGGTACGGTGTGGACGTTCAAGCTGCGCTCCGGCGTCAAGTTCCACGACGGCACCGACTTCAACGCCGAGGCGGTCTGCGTCAACTTCGACCGCTGGTACAACGCCACCGGGCTGATGCAGAGCCCCGACGTCACCGCCTACTGGCAGGACGTGATGGGTGGCTTCGCCGTCAACGAGAGCGAAGACCTGCCGGAGAGCCTCTTCAAGTCGTGCAACGCGGTCGACCCCACCACCGTGGAGCTGGCCTTCACCCGGGTGTCGAGCAAGATCCCGGCGGCGCTGATGCTGCCGTCGTTCTCGATCCACTCGCCGGCCGCGCTGGAGGAGTACGGCGCCAGCGACGTCACCGGCAGCGCCGACGACATCACCTACCCGGCGTACGCCCTGGAGCACCCGACCGGCACCGGTCCGTACAAGTTCAAGGGCTGGGACATCGCCAACAAGACGCTCACCCTCGAGCGCAACGAGGACTACGCCGGCGACAAGGCCAAGATCAAGACGTTGATCTTCCGGACCATCTCCGACGAGAACGCCCGCAAGCAGGAGCTGCGCACCGGCGGCATTCAGGGCTACGACCTGGTCGGGCCGGCCGACGTGCAGCCGCTCAAGGACGACGGGTTCAACGTCCTGACCCGACCGGCGTTCAACATCCTCTACCTGGCGATGAACCAGGCCGGCAACCCGGCGCTGGCCGACATCCGGGTCCGGCAGGCGATCGCGCACGCGCTCAACCGCCAGGCGCTGGTCGACTCGAAGCTGCCGCCGGGCGCCGAGGTCGCCACCCAGTTCATCCCGCCGACCGTGGACGGTCACAACCCCGACGTCACCACCTACGACTACGACGTCGAGAAGGCCAAGGCGCTGCTGGCCGAGGCCGGTCACCCGAACCTGACCCTGCGGTTCCACTACCCGACCGAGGTCACCCGGCCGTACATGCCCAACCCGAAGGACATCTTCGAGCTGCTCGCGGCCGACCTGCGGGAGGCCGGCATCACGGTCGAGGCGATCCCGCTGAAGTGGTCGCCGGACTACCTCAACGCCACCACCTCGGGTAACGCACACGACCTGCACCTGCTCGGCTGGACCGGTGACTACGGCGACGCCTACAACTTCATCGGCACCTTCTTCGACCGGCCGAAGGACGAGTGGGGCTACGACAACGCGGAGCTGTTCGCGAAGTTCGCCGAAGCGGACGGCACCGCCGACATCGAGGCCCGCTACGAGCTGTACAAGGGCCTCAACGCCGACATCATGGAGTTCCTGCCGGGTGTGCCGATCTCGCACTCGCCGCCGGCGATCGTGTTCGCCAAGGACGTGATCGGGGTGCAGGCCAGCCCGCTCACCGACGAG from Solwaraspora sp. WMMD791 includes:
- a CDS encoding YbaB/EbfC family nucleoid-associated protein, yielding MQQMMKQAQKMQQQMATAQAELAEAEVTGTAGGGLVTVTLSGIGEMRSVKIDPRAVDPDDVETLEDLVLAAVRSANDEVRKLTEEKMGPVTGGLGGLGLPGF
- a CDS encoding ABC transporter substrate-binding protein, with product MRAPRPKAAIAAVAVAALALAGCAESERGDSGESSDATLVFGVAGDPKVLDPSFASDGESLRVARQIFETLVRPEEGGTAISPGLAESWTPDDTGTVWTFKLRSGVKFHDGTDFNAEAVCVNFDRWYNATGLMQSPDVTAYWQDVMGGFAVNESEDLPESLFKSCNAVDPTTVELAFTRVSSKIPAALMLPSFSIHSPAALEEYGASDVTGSADDITYPAYALEHPTGTGPYKFKGWDIANKTLTLERNEDYAGDKAKIKTLIFRTISDENARKQELRTGGIQGYDLVGPADVQPLKDDGFNVLTRPAFNILYLAMNQAGNPALADIRVRQAIAHALNRQALVDSKLPPGAEVATQFIPPTVDGHNPDVTTYDYDVEKAKALLAEAGHPNLTLRFHYPTEVTRPYMPNPKDIFELLAADLREAGITVEAIPLKWSPDYLNATTSGNAHDLHLLGWTGDYGDAYNFIGTFFDRPKDEWGYDNAELFAKFAEADGTADIEARYELYKGLNADIMEFLPGVPISHSPPAIVFAKDVIGVQASPLTDERFATAEFQS
- the recR gene encoding recombination mediator RecR gives rise to the protein MYEGAIQDLIDELGRLPGVGPKSAQRIAFHILSADAADVTRLATALRRVKELVRFCTVCFNVAETEQCRICRDTRRGADVLCVVEEPKDVVAIERTGEFRGRYHVLGGAINPLEGVGPDNLRIRELMLRLGSGEVKELILATDPNTEGEATATYLALMVKPMGIAVSRLASGLPVGGDLEYADEITLGRAFEGRRSV